gtgttGCATGGGAAGGTTATATCTCGCAATCAAGTAGAACATAGTCATTGCTATGACCTTCAATCCTTTGATTCTAACATAAAACTTGCTATTCTAGTAGAAAACTTCAAGTGTCCAAAGTGTAAGCTTGATACGGTTTACCGTTCTTCCATTTGGAGCATTACACTAAACCTTCCCATCAAGGACGCAAGGTTCAATTCAAGGGCAATTTCTCCAAAAGcggtttccttttccttttttattgatGTTGATGCTCGGTAGGATAGTAACCGAGATCCAATCGGGAATCGATCCGAACCAGTGGTTCGATTCTCGAACAGATCTCTGGAACAAGCGGGTGATTCATGGTTCACATTTTGCGGAACCGGTCCCTAGCGGCCGGTTCTCAattctagggtgggaaccaCCCATCTTGGAACTAATCACCCCCAATTTTGacatctcatttcatttttttttataacttttacgtgtttttattgtaagctaaaattaggAGACAAAGCATACAAGATAATTAcgtttctatatttttttttagttattaagaATTGAGAAAAGCTAAGATGATAGTCCGTTAGAGTGATGGACCCACATGCATCACATATCCAAGTGATACGCTTGTCGGTCAAAAGTCCACATTTGACATGTACGTACTACATATCCTTGTAATATGCTTGTCACCCAAAAGCCCACTCTAAGATGTACACACTCCACATGATATGCTGGTTAGCTAAAAGTTCACATATGACATGTACGGTTCAAGTTGCATGGTTGAGTGGCGGTATTGTCACCCGAGCAAAGTCTTTAAgaattttttcagaattttggaaacaaaatccacgtaatttttttatttggccgaagaataatatctactattttaaaagttgcaatttattatttgaatattatcaattaGATATGTTTCATTAGAACCTTGATTATgtgggccttcttataattttgttttacaattttagcttacaataaaaacacataaagtaaaaaggaaaaaggaagacgGGAAATATGGAGTCAAAATACCGAAACCGGATAAGCAATTGGCCGATTTCCACAAATCAAATTTGTGGCCATTAATAGATCGTCCCACTATCATTTTTTGGGGGACGATCAGCTTAGCAAAGTCCTAATTTGTATAGGCGACTTGGAGACTCATTATTTGAGAGAAAAGTTTGAAGGAGATATTTTGTTGACGGTGATGGACAACTTTAACCACCACCATTCATTTCGTCTTCACTTGCTCAAAAACTCCAACAACTCTATTTattacgcaaaaaaaaaaatttaaatatatatttttaaaaataatcgcttatatatcTTGACTAATGACTgaaattttcattatcaataacaatttatatctaaacattttcttaaatgacaaaaaaagcTTATTCGTTTAATAATATTTCCACGCGATACAAGGGATCATTATTAGAAAAAATATCTTACAAATCATTCCTTTTTTGCTGCTTGTGAGATAAACTTGCCAAATCACAGTAAGATTGAGGATCAAGGTCCAATGTGTAATAGTTGAATTTACCATAAAATTCATAGGCTTGTTTAGTAACTATGATATACTCTTCTTTATTTGAGGAGAATGTATCTCTCCCACGAAGCTAAGAAATATGGAGAGGCTTCAAAGGAACTTTTTCTTGGTTGACTGAACCACATAAAACATTTGTTCATATTCcctcttctctattttttctatgTTTGTATTAACTCGCGACATTGTATCAGAACAAACAAGATCAACATCAAGCTCATACGCTGCTTGCTACTTCATTGGCTATTGCATCTTGTCTTTTTAATCAAAGAAGTTCTCTCGTTTTCGTTATTTTTGCACAATGACCAACACCTTTGTTACCATCGATTTAGGTCATTTTGGCTCGAATGAAATGAGTTCTCGACTTACCTCTATCCTTTTCAATGGCTGCAATTACCTCCCCTGGTCTCGGGCGGTTGCAATTGCTATTGAAGGCAGGTCAAAGTTTGGACATGTTAATGGTTGGATCAAACCACTTCCTATCACTAATCGTAATCGAGTGGTAAGCTATTGACAATCTTGTCATATCATAGATTTTTAACTCCGTGGATCCCTAGATTTGAGATTTTGCATATTCTGATACTATAAAGGCCCTATGAGATTCTTTTTGTGATATGTATGGACATCAAGAAAATGTTTCCCGAATTTTTAAGTTGCAATATTAGATTGCTCATACCGAGCAAGCCTTTGGCCAATTTTTTACTGAACATCTTGGCAATCACAAACGGAAACGGGATGAACTCTGATAGTATCATCCTCCAATTCAATCTGTTGATGTGTTTTCTCAACGAGAAGAACAAGATCACATATTTTAGTTGCTTGCTAGTATTCAACCTAAATATGAAGATTTTAAGAGACAAATTCTTATGAGTGCTACTCTACCATCTTTTACTAATATATGTGCCAATATTCAACGAGAAGGAACCCATCGAAGGGTGATGAATACCAAACCCAAATCACGGGGAGAACCGGTAGGGAGTTTAGCTAATGCAGCTAATGCTGGCAACCAAGCTAGTACTGGCATTCGTTTTAATGGCGCCAAAGGGAAAGGTCGCGGCCGTAATACTAAGTTTCATGGTTTCCATTGTAGCAAAGATGGGCATACCGACGATCGTTATTGGGATCTGCACCCTCACTTGCGACCCAAGAAGGACAAGGCTATAAATAAGACTATGGATCCTAAAGTTGCTAGTTAGGTCACCAGTCTAGATCTTCAAATCTCTCTAGAACAAATATCCTTGCAAGTAAAGCAGCTAATGTCCTCTAGCGGTGTGTCTCGGTCGAGTTCTGACTAGGGAAATATGGCTCAAACTTTTGGTAATGTATTTGCCCTATATGCATTCTCTATGGATAGCTTTATAATTGATTTAGGAGAAATTGACCACCTTTGCGGTAGTTCTCGTTGAATAACTCATTTGCGTGAGGTTCCTACTCTCCTATTACGGTTGCGAATTGTGAAAAGATCCATATTCAAGGGATTAGGAAACTGGATTTATTTTCCAACTCTAACGAGGTGTTATTTGTGCCATCATTATCTTTTAACTTATTATCTGTTAGCAAAATTACCAAGGATCTAAATGGCAATGTTACTTTTCCAACTCTAATAAGGTTATCTTTCAAGACATGACCACAGGGAGGGAGGTTGTTGAAGGTGGGTTTCAAAAGGGGCTATAtactcttgattttttttagtacgGTTTTGGTTGTTAGCCAGGATAAAGGGTTAACATCGAAACTATGGAAGTGGTGTGTGGGGCACCCATCAGATCGGGTATTACGATCTATTGATCCTACTTTTCTCTAGATTCAAGCTCTTGTGAAACTTGTCATTTTGATAAACAACATAGATTGCCTTTTTCCCAAAGGATGAATAATGCATCTGAACTATTTGAGTTGATTCATTATGATGTTTAGCATAATGCGCCAGTGGAATCTCGAGATGGTTTTAAGTACTTTGTAACGTTTATAGATGATCAATCTCGAACTATTTGGCTGTGTTTGCTTACATCTAAAAGTGAAGTATTGAGAGTCTTCAAGGAATTTACTCGAATGACCTATACGTAGTATGAAACTCAGATTAAATAATGCGCACCGACAATAGAAACGAATATACCAATCACCCCTTTgagtcatttttcaaaagtcTAGGTATTGTACACCTGACTTCATGTGTTAAAACtccccaacaaaatggggttGCAGAGAGTAAAAATCGTCATTTATCACGGCTGTTTTATGGAAActtatttcaatatttttggttGGATGCGGTCCTAACAAGTTGCTATTTGATCAATCATCTTCTTAGTAAGGTGCTGTAACACAAATATACTATGAAAGTACTACATGGTCAATCAATTAATCTTTCTCATCTCTTAGCATTCAGTAGTGTGTGCTATGTTCACACTTCATCGGGGACTAATTAGATCCTTGTGCAaacaaatgcatttttttttttttttgcatattctaaTGTTAAGTTTATAAATGCTTTGATCCCTCCACGAAAAAAAATGCTTATATCTCAGGATTTATGTTTGATGAAACTCACATATATTTTCCTTCCAATGACCAAATTCAGGGGGAGAATAGTGGTGACTATACTAACAACTATGATTACAATGCATTCGAAATGGAATTTGCTCCCCGATTGTTTGTTTTTGATGATTTGGTGATTGATGAAAACCAGAGAGATGGGAGAAACACTTTTAATCAACCCTACTTTAGCTCCCGATCCTGTTGAGGAAATAACTCCTTTTCGTCGATCAACCGTCTTAAATTTGTCATGAATCAATCGTCTATGGCCTATCCCATTTAGGCTTAAATTTGCCATGATTACATCTGTCTAGAGTTTTGTACCTTCCTATCAGCTATAGATACCAACATTGAGTTTGCAAACTTTCTTGAATCACAACAATTAGCTATGCGGAGGAAGGCCAAGGATGAGAAACTACAAGCCCTTGACAAAAATTAGACTAGAGATATTATTCCATCACTTACTGGAAAACTTCATGTTGGTTGTCAATGGGTTTACAAAATCAAGTAGAAAAGTGATGGTTCAATTGAGAGGCACAAAGCTAGATTGATCGCCAAAGGATACACCCAAACATATGGAGTGGAATACAAAGAAATGTTTGCTCCTATAGTAAAAATGAATACTGTTAGAGTTCTCATGTCATTTGCTGTCAATTGTGGTTGGTCTCTGTTCCCAATGGATGTTAAGAATGCGTTCCTTCATGGAGAACTTTAAGAAGAAGTATACATGGACCTCTCTCCGGGTCACCCATCAGGATTTGTTTGCAAACTCAAGAAGGCAATCTATGGTCTCAAGCAGTCACCTCGAACACGGTATGGAAAGTTTAGTGCAGCCCTGGTAACTTTTGGTTTTAAAATGGGTGAGTCCGACCATTTTctatttgttaagaaaaattctaaaggaATTGTAGCGGTCTTAATATATATTGATGACATTGTCATTACCGGTGAGAATCTACAAGAGATTGAATCtctcgaaaaatatttacatGAGAAGTTCGACATCAAAGTTTGACATCAAAGATTTGGGTCGGTTGGGATACTTCCTTGGAATTCAAGTTGCTAGTTCCAATAAAGGATTGTTTCTTTCTCAGAGAAAATATGCATTGGATATGttaaaggaaacaagaaaattaGGGGCCAAACCTACATAGTCTTTTGTGGACTTAGGGAACAACGtgataaaaaatacttctcctCTTTAGATTTTCGCCAATTTCAAAGATTAGTTGGTCAGCTAATTTATTTGACTATCACGCGAATGAACATTTCATATGCCGTTATCTTTGTGAGCCAATTTATGCATGCTCCTATCGAAGGTCACGTGGAGCTTGTTGACCGTATATTGAGATATTTGAAATCATGGCTAGGACATGGCATTCTTATAAAGAAATATGGTCACACTGAGGTTGTTGGATATGCTTATGTTGATTGGGTTGGTAGTCCCACTGATAGGAGGTCTACCACTATTTTTTGTACTCTTGTAGGAGGTAATTTTGTTacgtggaaaagaaaaaaactatggTTGCTTGTTCGACCGCTGAAGGAGAATACAGAGCTATGGCATCAACGACATGTGAATTGGTTTGGCTTTGCTTCCTATTAAGTGACTTGGGTTCTGAAGGATCTCATGGTCTTATGAATCTATTTTGTGATAACCAAGCAGCAACTCACATTGCGTCAGATCCggtttttcatgaaagaacaaaacacATAGAAGTCGATTATCATTTTGTTCGATGGAAAGTTCAGGACAAAACTATCGATAATTCTTTATGTTCAAAGCAAAGAACAACTTGCTGATGTGTTTACTAAACCTCTTAAGTAGTATTTCAATAACTATTGGCTAAGTTGACCTCAGAAGACATCTTCGTCACAACTTGGAGGAGGAGTGTTGGCGAGATTGGCAAGATAAACTTGCCAAATCATGATAAGATTGAGGATCAAGATTTACATTTAATAAATGTATTACCATAAAAATCATAGACTATGTTTAGCAGGTGTACTCTTCTTTATTTAAGGAGAATGTATCTCCCTCAAGAAGCTAAGAAATAAGGAGATTTCTCCTGTGGTGGCTTTCAAGGAACTTTTTCTCGgtcgaccgaaccacgtaaaatCTCTGTTCATATTTCATTTTCTCTATCATTTCTATGTTCGTATTAACTCGCGGCATTCGCGGAACAAACGGAAGCAATATTCCATTCGCTTCTGTCATTGAAACCCAATTGCTTGCAAGGGGCAGCGTCTGATTGGTCAATTTGTCTGTCAAGATTATGTTAATTTCTTAGCAAAATGAACCATGGTTAGCTGTCGCGACGAGTTTGAGCGTACCATCCCTATTCTTGCATTCGCGTGAAAATTACCTACCTCAGTGTTTAAGATTGCAGGGGTTCTTTCGATAAAGGAGTTGTTTGCACTATAGATGtgttttcaacttttatttacaCCTTACTAATATAATCTAGATCATACTTCCCTTATTCTACTTTACTTCACTTGCCCTTTTCCTGTCCATTATCATCCTGTCATTAATTCCATCTCTCCTAATAACTAATAACAAATTACACTGAGCCAAATATTTCCATGATTTATTTGATAAATTATTGCAACATCTAATTTATTAAATTACAAAAGGTAACTGATCTAACTTAAATTCTTACTTCCATAGTTCTACTTCATTTCACTTGCCCTTTTCCTATTTCTCATCATTGCCCctcataataaaaaataaattaacttaACTTTAACATTAGCATAATCTATTTGAAAagtattataatttattaaatgaaaatgataatataGGAGAAAATACATCTTATTACGAGATAATGAAGCAATTGAACAAATCGTAGGTTATAGCAGAGTTTATTTCGATTCGAGTAGAAAAGAGTACATGGAGCTCATTTATAGGATGTATTAGATGATTATCTAaggtaataaaataaaaatgatatcaAATATAATTAATCAAGAATACGCAATATCAAAAGGGATAAATGCATAATCCCCACAGATGTGCAAAATCAAGTAAATATCCTAATATCGGTCATATTCCCTTAAACTCAAGGTGACTAAGCTCAAGTATAACAGTGCCACTAAACTTTGTTTCTCATGAAATCAGCACTCAACAATGGGCTTAGTGGATCCACGACGAGACGGTGCGTGGCTATGCGTGAGACAACATCCGACGACTGTTTGTGGTGAAACTTTCAAATCTAGCCTGTCTGAGGGCGACAAATTTGATTGTGTTATTGGCTTTTCGAAAGGACGCGTGAAAGGTTGACTATCGGATGGGAAACAGCAAGCAGTCAATGCGAGTGGCTAACGAAACAGTAATTGAGCAACGTGGCCTATACGGCTGATGTCATAGCATCAAGTGGCCTATACAAGAAAATAGTTACTGAGCTAATATGGGTTAGCAATGGTTTaagtttctccatttttcgtTTGTGTAAATTTTCAACCCATTTAAGACTCATTAAGTTATTAGGTAATTCATTTATAACCCACTTAAGTACGTTTCTAAAACTTAAGACAACCTATTAATGACATGCATTATCAAATATAGGTTAACATAAATTGGTGCcgatgtaataggtttaggactatttttggtatttttccctaAAGAGAAGGATATAAAATGTCACGCGAATCAATAATAGTATGTGTGTGTAGTTTATCCTTTCATTTACAATATTATCTTTTCGAGTTTGGAACATTTCAAGAGtgatatttcattcattataCTTCTCGACTGAATAAGTATGCCAAACATTTACCCTGAAGTCTCAAAATAGgaactaaaagaaaataaaaaccacAAGCAACTTTGGACACTTGAAAATGATCCGGAATCTATTCCGAGTTTGTCATAAAAGTTCACTCGCGCTCAAGCATTAACGCGCGAATTCCTGCAAACAAAATTGGACGATCGGCAACATAAACCCGAGAAGTAGATTGGTAAGAAGAGAGAAGTGATGACAGCAAACAAAAGTGACTACAAGATTTAATTCAACTTCGTGCAGTTCCTAGGCCAGCCGGTCCGAAAGCAGGCAACAGCAGGAGCTTAGACGAGTGCTCCTCGGCCAACCTGGACCAATACTTTTAAACTCGAAAGAAAATATATCAGAGTTTCTCAAAGAACTAGCATCACATTATAGAGTGAGAGAAGAAGTGGACCTTAACTCCAAAATGAATTGCTCCACGTTCAAGAGACGAGTCACCCACATGACGACTTCACAGTATATAGCTGATAGGAACAGTCGAAACCAGCGTTCGCACATAGTCAGATCGTCACCATGCAATGTTACTATCATGAACATGAAAAAATACATATGTTCGAGCATAATCAACCCCATTTCCATAATTCTCACAGCACATAAAGGCAGTATACATAGGCAACACCATATTTCTTATGCCAATCAGCCATGGGCATAACTAATGGAGTTTAAACACAAAGAAAATTCCTGCTCGGACAGCCGTTTTACAGTCAATTATGCGGCTCGCCTCTCGGTAAAAAATATGCCTCTCGGTCACTTCTGAAGTAGGAAGGGAAGCTTGGCATTGTGCCCATGGCTGCATAATTCTGGTAAAGGCAGAGCACTAGAATGCCTACAAAGACAATTCAGTGAGAAGCTCCATTGCACCTCCATCTGCCCCGCAAGCACGCCTAGCTAGAACCTCCCAAGACTCCAGCTCAACTCCAATCTTTCTCCTCTCCATTTCTTCAACTACAAAGCATGCATCATCTGTATTTCCACCCCTCAACAACCCTTCAACTAAACGGCAATAAGTATCAGCCgtaggacaatgcttgcctgtCAACATTGCATTAAACACCTTCAACCCTCCTTCAAAATCCTCAACCTTACAAAAACCATCAAGCATCATGCGATACGTAGCTGCATTGGGCTCACGGCCTTCAATTTGCATCTCAACCAAAAGTTTATATGCCTCAGCAGGTTTACTTTCCTTGCATAAGTAATTGACCAATATATTGTAGGACACAACATCTGGCTTACACTTCCTTCTCTTCATCTCTTTGAGCAATTCCTTTGCCTTGTCAGTCTCACCTCTCTTTCCTAGATCACTCATCAAAACACCAAAATTTACGGGCCCCGGTTTACATCCTCTGTACTCCATATCAAACATAAGTTTCTTAGCTTCCTCATACTTACCTAAGAAACACAAACCTTCCATCAGCAAAGCATATGTTGAGGCGTTAGGGTATTTCCCTTTGTGAGTCATGTCTTCAAGAAGGCCCATGGCTCTTTCAACATCACCCTTTCTACACAAGAATCCTACCAGACTGTTGTACGTTACAACCGTGGGCTGAACCTGCTTCTCTAGCATTTCGTCAAACACCTGGCACGCAGTCTCCCACTCTCCTTTTTCAAGCCATCCCTTAATGATTACATTGAAAGAAACCGAATTTGGCCGGAAACCCATTTTGTATGAACGCTGGAGTAACTCAGCTGCGTCCAATAACTTGTCGTTCTCCACAAGGACGTTAAGAATCGTATTGAAGGACTGTAACGTGCGGGTACAGTTAAAAGAAGTCATATTTTGGAATAGCCGCACAGCCTCGTCCACCAAATGGACTTTCCCGTAGTGCCGAATCAAAGCTATGAAGAGGCTCTCCCTGCAACGGACATCATTCTCTTCAATGCCACTCAAAATCTCCTCAACAGCTTCGAAACGACGAGACCGAGCGAGCTTGTAGACGAGAGCAGAATACGAAGGGTAGTCGTGTCTGAAGCCCATCCGGCGATACTCGTGGAAAAGAGACAGCGCCTCATCTGGGTCTTCGACTTCCTTAACTCTGGTAACAAAAGGATCGGGTTTCCGACGGTGTCGAGAGGATCCCGAAGGCCGCTCGGAGTTCCTCGGGGTCTTGGATTTGTCCCGACCCAGATGACTATAGTGTTGGGCAGGTACGCAGAAACAGAGAACGTTGACAAGATCTGTGGCTGTGACCCGGTTGATCGATTTTGCTCTCGGATAGATCATGAAGCAGACGAAGCGCAGCGGGTTCTCCGCGAATGATCTGGCGGAACAACCACCGGTAGCAAGAACTACAAGAGCTTACCTACTACTGCATTCAAGAATCACGGACCAGCGGTCATCAaagtactttttatttttaccatcATTGACATAAAAGTGGTCTCTTTTTGTGCGCGTTGATCTCGTGTGTGTAAAGCACATGTGGACGAGTCGAAATCTCAACAACAGCTAAGAAGGCGCTTCCGTTTTCCCTCGACGCAGCTTTGCAGTGTCTCTcttatctccctctctctcttccccgcaCGGCTTCAGCTTGTGCTTCTCATCCCACACGGGGAATGGCTTCTCTGCGGTCGCCCCTCGTTTCTCGCGCTCTCTTCAACAGACCCATCTCGCTCCTCCTATTCCGCAGCTCGACAAGATGCGGGTCTCACCAATCCGCACCGTTCCCCACAACCAGCTTCTCTTGGGACGACGTCCTTCGAGTCTCTCACCCCGAGCACTCCCACGACGACTCCTCCGACCTCGCCGGATTCTTCGAGAAGATCAGGCTCTGCAATCGCGGCTCGGTTGGTGCTCTAGTGTTCTTGTTTCTCCTCCATTCTTTGGTGGAGCTGCTCGCCGTGCTCGGGATTCAAGTGGAGCTGAAGCTCCGttcttgattttccttttttgaaactctGGCAGGAGATGCAGTCTGATTTCTTGCCGTTCGTCGTCGAAGATCAGATTGTTGGTTACGTCCACCATGGGTAGAGTTTTCTCACCTAACCCACTACGTAATATGTTAATCCTGAGAAATTGAAAGAGCCTCTGTTATGCGCGGTACTTAGTATGTGAAGGACGActcttaagtgattattttgctCCCCAAATTCAACGCATAGTTGGTTAAATCTCTTCTTTTGTGGAATATATGTGCAGTTTTGCTGATCGTTTGAGGCGATTCGGCGACGTGTTTACTTTTGATCGAGACGCTTTTAATGGTGGCCGTTTTGGTGGGCATGTTGGTTTACATCCATTGCTGGAAACACCTGAGGATAGAACTGAAGCAGTGTCGCGCGTAGTGAAATGCTTAGGCCCAGAACTGATCCCAGGTATTAGAAATGAGGTATTGCCTGTGGTCACGATCGAGCAAGTAGTGTTACTGCCTTCTTGTCATCCAGAAAAGGTGCAAATGGGGTCGAATACAGCCAAAGATGCCCTTTTCTGAGGAAGTACTTTCCCTTGCTCATGAATTATGATGGTCGTGGTGCAACTGACGACTTGTCCGTGTAATTTTGGTTTGCTTTTCCTTACCGCGCTTCCATTTGTTTGGACCAGCTCTATCCAGTGAAATCATCATTTGGAGGTTCGATAACATTCTCTCTTGAACGTGCAGCAGCTCCTTATTTTGGAATCAAGGTCTGCTTTTCTCCTTTCCATAGAAGTATTCTTTAATGAGATCTCAGGACCAATAGTTATTAGCTTTATTCTATTATGTTGTGTATGCAAATCCTTATCTGTATAAATCAAATTCTCGGTTGATTGTTGGCATGAAGTCTAACTGTATTGATCGCGATCCAATTTCAGGACAATATTTAGATCAAATGAATTCCCTATTGTGTCATAGATGCTTGTAATCCCTGAATATTGGTAAACCATCGTGTTAATgcagttcttcttctttttcccttgagTAATAATCTCGCTTTTCACATAACCTTTGTGATTGATGGAGAACATAATGGCTTCTTGAAGCTTGAGCCATGTGGAATATCTTTAATATCCTGTTTACATTTAAAAAGATGATTCCATATATGGCTGCTAGGGTTTAAACAATCGGTAACccaacagaagctcaaactgAGATATTGTGAAGCCTTGCAATTTTTACTGCGATTCTATTCCTTCCTAACCAACCAAACTTATGGACGATATAGTTCAGCAATAATGTCTCTCTACCCTGACCTGACCTTATGTTACATTAAAAAGTAAGACAATGATTTTGCCATAGTGAGCATTCAACTTGGAATATTAGACATGGAAAAAGGCGTTGGTTTGTGCTGAAGGGTATATAGAACCCAATATGGTTGTATctcatataaaattattttg
This sequence is a window from Rhodamnia argentea isolate NSW1041297 chromosome 3, ASM2092103v1, whole genome shotgun sequence. Protein-coding genes within it:
- the LOC115727616 gene encoding pentatricopeptide repeat-containing protein At1g07740, mitochondrial, with amino-acid sequence MIYPRAKSINRVTATDLVNVLCFCVPAQHYSHLGRDKSKTPRNSERPSGSSRHRRKPDPFVTRVKEVEDPDEALSLFHEYRRMGFRHDYPSYSALVYKLARSRRFEAVEEILSGIEENDVRCRESLFIALIRHYGKVHLVDEAVRLFQNMTSFNCTRTLQSFNTILNVLVENDKLLDAAELLQRSYKMGFRPNSVSFNVIIKGWLEKGEWETACQVFDEMLEKQVQPTVVTYNSLVGFLCRKGDVERAMGLLEDMTHKGKYPNASTYALLMEGLCFLGKYEEAKKLMFDMEYRGCKPGPVNFGVLMSDLGKRGETDKAKELLKEMKRRKCKPDVVSYNILVNYLCKESKPAEAYKLLVEMQIEGREPNAATYRMMLDGFCKVEDFEGGLKVFNAMLTGKHCPTADTYCRLVEGLLRGGNTDDACFVVEEMERRKIGVELESWEVLARRACGADGGAMELLTELSL
- the LOC115727617 gene encoding nudix hydrolase 20, chloroplastic-like — encoded protein: MKQTKRSGFSANDLAEQPPVARTTRAYLLLHSRITDQRSSNTCGRVEISTTAKKALPFSLDAALQCLSYLPLSLPRTASACASHPTRGMASLRSPLVSRALFNRPISLLLFRSSTRCGSHQSAPFPTTSFSWDDVLRVSHPEHSHDDSSDLAGFFEKIRLCNRGSEMQSDFLPFVVEDQIVGYVHHGFADRLRRFGDVFTFDRDAFNGGRFGGHVGLHPLLETPEDRTEAVSRVVKCLGPELIPGIRNELYPVKSSFGGSITFSLERAAAPYFGIKAYGVHMNGYVEKDGQEYLWIGKRSQVKPTYPGMLDHLVAGGLPHDIACGENIIKECEEEAGIPRIISCGAIPVGAVSYMDIDGYSYKRDVLFCYDLKLPEGFTPNNQDGEVESFKLIPVAQVANVIRRTKFFKPNCALVMTDFLFRHGYIKPEYMGYLDLLQSLKNGDCS